In the genome of uncultured Sphaerochaeta sp., the window CATTCTGATTGAGCACAACCTGGATGTCATCATGCAAGCCGACCATCTCATTGACTTGGGTCCGGAAGGTGGTGATGGCGGAGGCATGGTTGTTGGTTTTGGAACTCCTGAGCACCTTGCCCTATGCAAGGAATCCCACACAGGGTATTATCTTGCTCAGATGTTCCATGAGAAAGGCTAAGAGAAGACCCATCCTCATCCTGGTGCTGCTTGCCCTGCTTTGTACAGGAGGGCAGGTTTTGTACGCTGAGACGGATCAGTTGCTCCTCTCTTTCCGCATCACCGATGCTGATGAGGAGCAACTGCGGGAGATGGTCCGGCTACGCGGTCTGCCGGAAAGCGACAAGGAAGCAATGCAGGCTTCACTGCTCTCTTATCATCAGGTGGAAGAAGCCGCTTCCCAATCCGATACAGCAGATTCCTTGTCATATGAGATGGAAATCATCAGTGCCGATTCGCTCGAGTCGGACAGCAAATCCTCTGTTGTCCTGCTCACGGGTAATGTCATCATCTCCTTCAGACTTGAAGACGAGGAGATTCCGAAACATCTCTCGGCACAGAAGGTACTCATAGATCTCGATCGCAACTTGCTCAGCGCCCAAGGTCTTGTTTCGTATGAGGACAGCTCAGACAGTGCCGTACAATCGTTGGAGGGTTCCTTGGTCACCCTGAACTGGGACAGGAACACCCTGTTGGTCAGCGGTGCAACCACATCAAGCGAGAAGACAAACAGCGAGGACAAGAAAGTTACCCTGTATACCTCAGGGCAGCAGATTTCGTTCCAGGGAGAAGATGGCGGCGTTGTGTATCGGCAAGGCTGGATCGGTACCAGGAAGGAAGATCCTCTCTCATCCATTCGGGCCAAACAGCTCACGTTTCTCAACGGGGGTGATCTCATGGTCACCAACGCAACCCTCTCCATAGGCCGGGTACCGGTCTTCTATACCCCATTTTTCTTTTTCCCAGGCAACAGGATGGTAGGAAATCCATCGATGGGATTTGCCAGTGAGAGGGGAATGTTCGTCTCCACCACCTTTGAACTCTTCGGCTCCTATCCAAAGATCAAATCAGAAAGCACAAGCAGTTTCGCCAGTTTGCTTTCTTCCCCAAACAGCACCCAGACCTTCCGCGACGGCCAAATCCATTCAGAACAAGGAGAAGCAACGCCCCTTGAGAAATGGGCTAGGGAGAACGACAGCTATTTTGCCTTGCTGATGGATGCCTATGAACTGAGTGGTGTGCATGTTGGGTACGATACCAAACTCTCTTGGCTTGAAAAGCGCTTGGTATTGGAGGGGTTCAGTTCATTTGCCCTCTATCCTGAGGGAACGGAGGGGACGCTGACCTATTCCCAGGCTCCTCTGTTTCGCTGGATGAGCGAGCACACGCTCAAGATGGATACATCATGGGCTGATCTCACGCTCGACACCCCGGCCTATTCCGATCCCAAGGTGAAACGGTTGTATGCAAACCGCCTGACCTCATTCTCATTCGATTCGGTGTTGGGAAAGAACCAAGAGTTTCCCACCACCTATCTCAACGATATCACCAGCTATACCTGGAAGTTGGAAGGCAATTTCTCCTTTCCTGTTTCCAAGCTCTCTCCCTATCTGTCGAGCCTGAGGATTTCTTCGGTGACTGCGCGAAGCCGATGGGACTGGAAGGAGGAAAGTGCGGGAAGCGGCTATGCGTACCGGCTGGTTTCGGTTACCTTGCCGGATCTTTCCGCCTCTCTCGGCGGAACCTTGTTCTCGGTCTCCTCCAACATTGCACAGAAGCAACAAGACACTACGGTTGTGGAGCCAGCCAACCAGACTTTGGAGACTGATGCACTGCTTCCTTCGGCCTATCGGATAGGCCAGACTGAAACGAAATCGAAGCAGGCACAACAGACACGCTCGCTCTCCCTGACCTATTCGCTTGATCAGAAGCTAACTCATACGCTGCAATCGGATGGGGTGCAGGTCGACTGGGAAGATGACGCCTATCTGTATGCGCAGACAAAAGGTTCGGTGCTTCTGTCCGCATCTCCCCACAGCGCACTGTTTACCTTCAGTGAGGAGCTGTTGCCCCAATATACACGTCTGGATGATCAGAGCAAGGAAGCCTATCGTACCGAACAGTTCCAACTTTTCAGTGTTACCAAGGCAGCAATACCCTTGCTGGGCTTCTCCTATACCCTGAGCCAACGGATGCATCGCTTCCAAAAGACCTATGCAACACAGCTTAATGAGGAAATCGATACCTACTCATTTGATGCTGAGTCGGTTACGGTGCATCAGATCAAGGTGGAAAAATCGTTGTCGATGGGGCAGGGCTCACTCAAGCCCTCCCTTACGGCCAACCTCTACCCCATACGGCAAAGTCTCATTCCTTCCCTTACCTACAGCCAAGGGACGTTTGTGCTGGGAGCTTCACTGCAGTACGCCGAAACGAATCAGGTGCTCGAAAAGGAACGGGCGACGACGTCATTTTCTTTCACATCCAAGAAATTCACCTTCTCCACCCAACAAACGTATGACTACACCAAAAGTGTGCAGACATGGTTCCAGGCTCTTGATATCGACCAAAGTGCAAAGCTTTCGATTCTGGATTCAAGACTTGTCATCAGTGAACTGCTCTCTTATCAGGGAAGGTCAAGCAAGGGTGTGGACCACTATATCGACCAATTGAATCTCGATTTCAAGATACCGTATCTCTCGGTCACCTACATCAGTGAAGGACAGGTGGGTAATTTGCAACCGGAGCGTTTGAAGACCACTGTCTCAGCAAAGGATGTGACTCTGCGCTGGTGGAAGGGAAGGGTTGCGGTATCGCTTGGGCTTGAATCCTCATTCACCTTGCATTTTCAGGATATCTGGGCAACCAATCTGGATGTCCAGGCTTCCGTAGGGTTGGAAATTGCTGAGTTCCTCTCCTGTTCGCTGTCCATCAAGAGCTCAAACTCCGGATTCTCGCAGTATTATGACAGCCAACAGAACTTTGTATGGGCATGGATGTGGGAAGATCTGGTACGGAGCTTTGACTTTGCGGGCAATGGCAGGAATGCCACCAATTTCAACCTCAGCTCGATATCCTTCGACCTGGTCCATGACCTGGATGACTGGTCCTTGAATTGTAAATACACGGGAAGTGTTGTATTATCGAACAACCAATATAGCTGGGTTCCCACGGTCTCCGTCTTCGTACGATGGAATACCATACCCGAATTGGATGTAGAGGAAACCTGGACGAAACCAACCAACGATTGGATTCGTTCCAGTACATCATAGGAATGTGCATGGATAGAAGCATCGAGTTTTCCAATGAGGAGCAAATGGAGAGGGTTCTGGGAATAAACGACCGGAACCTTCCATATCTTGAGGCATTGTTAGGATGCGATCTGTTTGTAAAAGGCATCATCTTGACCTGCCTGAGCAAGGATGAACTCGTTGCCAACCGGTTTTTGTCATTGCTTTCACGTCTCAGGACCCTTTCCGAGAACCAACACTATTTCAGTGAAGCCGAAATCTTCATGGAGTTCCAAAGCTTGAAGCATGACCGACCTCTTGAGGAGTTGCTCTCTGAGGAGAAGCAGGACAAGCCGTTCATTTTGGTCCACAACCGTTTCGCGTTTCCCAAAAGTCCACGCCAAGAGGCCTATATCAAGAGCATGGAGGAGAACCAGATTGTATTCGGCATCGGCCCAGCAGGAACAGGAAAGACATTTCTGGCTGTTGCCTACGCTCTCAGCCAGCTGATGGGTGGAAAACGGCAAAAATTGATCCTTACCAGACCTATCGTGGAAGCAGGAGAGAACCTTGGCTTTCTTCCCGGAGATCTGGCACAGAAGATCAATCCGTATCTCAGGCCGTTGTATGATGCAATGGAAGCTATGATCAGCGTGCAGAACATCCGCAAGCTTGAAGAGAACGGGAGTATTGAGATTGCCCCCCTGGCCTATATGCGGGGTCGCTCGCTCCAAAATGCCATCGTCATCCTTGATGAGGCGCAAAACACCACCATTGAGCAGATGCAGATGTTCCTGACTCGTCTTGGGGAGAATTCAAAGGCCATCATCACCGGTGACATCAGCCAAATCGATCTTCCCAAGCACAAGGGCAGTGGCCTTGTACATGCAAGAAACATTTTGCAGGGTATCAATGCCTTGGACTTCATCCTCTTTGATTCCCAGGATGTGGTTCGTTCCAGGATCGTACAGCAGATCATAGATGCGTATGCAAAAGACCAAGGTGCTCATGGACAGGGAGAAAGGCGATGAAGCAAAACAAAGCCTCTCTGGATCGGGGCAAAAAGAGCAAGCAAATCGAGCGGAAGGTCTCATTGGTACTGATGGTTTGTACCGTCCTGCTTGCAATGCTCATTCCGCTTGGGTCAAGCAGAACCTCAGACCGTGGACTTCGATCCCTTTCGGTTCGTTATGTTGCAGGAGAACTGGCAGAACAGGATGTTTTCGCCACCTCATCATTCCAGTACATAGATGAAACAAAGACCCAGCAGCATATTCTTGCCCAGGAGAAGGCTGTACTTCCGTACTTTTCATTCATGTTACGCTCCACCACGCTATCCACCCAACGGGTACAACAGTTTGTGCAGGCCTGGCTGGGGAAGGGGCAAGAGGAAGCCCAGCTTCTCCTCGATACATTCGCCCTTTCTGATTCCAAGCATGTAGTGTCCCGTATTGCCGACCTTTCCCCTGAGGAGCGGCTTTTCTTGTTGCAGGCACTGCAGGAGACCAGTCATGCAGTACTCGAGGAAGGCCTTTATCGCACCGAAGAGATTGAGACGATCAGGCAACAGGGCTACGAACGATTCCTTCTGGACAATACGGTATCGATGGACACACAGCAAACGGCGCAGCAGAGATCGGTGGATGCCGTAATGACCGGTGAAACCTTGTTTGACTCCCTCTCCTCCTGGCTGAAAGGGTATGAGATGGTCAATGAGTCCTTTCAGTCTCATCTGATTGTTGATGCGCTCTCCTTGCTTATTGAAGCAAATGTTCACTATGAGGAAGTGAAGACACTTTCCTTGCGGGAAGAGGCCGCCCAAACCGTCATGCCGGTCATAGTGACGATCGAGCGTGGCCAGAAAATTCTTGCCAAGGATACGGTGGTTACCCAGGAACAGCTTGCCTTGCTGCAACGAATGGGTGAACAATCCTTCGGGTATACGGTATTTGAGCTTGTCGGAAGAGCCATTTTCATCTTGTTCGCGAGTGCTGTATCGGTCTATGTCTTTCTGCAATTCCTTCATAATGACAAGCGCCTCTACCTGTATTTGAATCTGATGCTTGTGTCTGTTATTCTTTCCCTTTTGGCCTTGTATATGATCGGCTATTTGTTGGAAAACAGGACTATCGTGTTTCTGGATTCCTATCTGCCCATTGTATTTGCTCCTTTGTTCACTGCCCACATCACCAGCAAAAAACGGCTGGGTCTGGTGACCGCGTTCTTGCTTTCCAGTTTTGTCACCCTCATGCCGCAGGCTTCTTCCATGACATTTTTCTTCAGCTTGAGCGTAAGTGGCATCTGTCTTTACTTTTTCCAATATACCATCAAGCGGCTTGAGGATTTGTTCAATTGGTTCTATGCAATCGTCATCAGCAGTTTTGCTGCCATTGCGTTGAATGTAGTGGTGGGTATCCAGCTCACCTCCGTGCTCCCTCTGATAGGGGGAATTGTCCTGAACGTGACCATCAGCTTGGTGTTTGCCGAGGCATTGGTTCCTCTGTGCGAACGGATGTTCAATATCCCCACGGCATACCGTCTCAGTGAGCTGGCCTTCAGTGACAGTCCTGTGTTGGAACGCTTGAGTACCGTCGCCCAGGGTACCTACAACCACAGCCGTTATGTCTCCGACCTTGCCTACAAGGCAGCGAAAGCCATTGGGGCGAATGCAATGCTTGCCAGGGTAGGAGGAATCTATCATGATATCGGGAAATCCGATCATCCTGAGTATTTCATTGAGAATCAGGGGACGGAGAACAAACATGATGACATCAAGCCGAGCCTATCGGTGGCAATCATCAAGAGTCATGTCAAACTCGGCTTGGAGAAGGGAAGGGAAGTGGGCCTTCCCCAGGAAGTGCTTGATATCATTGCCCAGCATCATGGCAATGATGTAATCCAGTTCTTCTACAACGAGGCAAAGGAACAGGCACTCAAGGCGGGTATGGATGTGAAGCAGGATGATTTTTCTTATTCCGGCGATGTCCCGGCCTCTCCTGAGTCAGCGATCGTAATGCTTGCCGATTGTGTGGAAGCTGCGAGCCGGACAATGAAGAAACCAAACCACTCGAAATATCAGAAATTGGTTCATTCCGTCATTATGGGAAAAATTGAGCGTGACCAGCTGAAGGATTCTCAGCTCTCGCTTACTGACCTTGATGTCATTGAGGATGCTTTCGTGCAAACCTTGATAGGAAGGGATCACCATCGCATCGAATACCCGGATGAAGCCAAAGAAGAAAGACCCAAGACGGAGGGATGATGAGCGCAACACATTTCATTGATGTTTCCTACGAAGAGGAAGCATATCGGTTGGAGGCTGATGAGCAGAAGGTGCTCTCCACCCTTACCAAGACGCTGGATTTGCTCAATCAGGCAAGTTGTGAGTTGTCGGTGAGTTTTGTCAGTGATGCTACGATACAGGGACTGAACAAGGAGTACCGCTCCAAGGATGAGCCGACCGATATCCTCTCTTTTGCCCAGCAGGATGAGGTGGAGGATTTCAGTTGGCCTGAAGTGCAGTATGAAGGTGAGGAGAGTCTTCCGGAGGAGGTTGAGGTGCTTGGGGACATGGTGATTTCCCTTGATACCTTGAAAAGAAATGCACAATCCTTTAGTGTAGAAGAAGAGGAAGAACTGACTCGGTTGTTGATTCATGGCCTTTTGCACCTCTTGGGTGAAGATCATGAAAGCAATGATATGCATGAGCCTATGTTGATCAAACAGGAGCAGTTGCTTAATCAAGTGAGGGGGAGCAAACGTTGAGCTTGCCATGGAAAGGTCTGTTTAGGAAGAGCCTGGAGCGGGAAGACAGGGAAAACCGGTCGAAGGCTGAGATGGAAGAACGGCAG includes:
- the ybeY gene encoding rRNA maturation RNase YbeY — protein: MSATHFIDVSYEEEAYRLEADEQKVLSTLTKTLDLLNQASCELSVSFVSDATIQGLNKEYRSKDEPTDILSFAQQDEVEDFSWPEVQYEGEESLPEEVEVLGDMVISLDTLKRNAQSFSVEEEEELTRLLIHGLLHLLGEDHESNDMHEPMLIKQEQLLNQVRGSKR
- a CDS encoding PhoH family protein, whose translation is MDRSIEFSNEEQMERVLGINDRNLPYLEALLGCDLFVKGIILTCLSKDELVANRFLSLLSRLRTLSENQHYFSEAEIFMEFQSLKHDRPLEELLSEEKQDKPFILVHNRFAFPKSPRQEAYIKSMEENQIVFGIGPAGTGKTFLAVAYALSQLMGGKRQKLILTRPIVEAGENLGFLPGDLAQKINPYLRPLYDAMEAMISVQNIRKLEENGSIEIAPLAYMRGRSLQNAIVILDEAQNTTIEQMQMFLTRLGENSKAIITGDISQIDLPKHKGSGLVHARNILQGINALDFILFDSQDVVRSRIVQQIIDAYAKDQGAHGQGERR
- a CDS encoding HDIG domain-containing metalloprotein; this encodes MKQNKASLDRGKKSKQIERKVSLVLMVCTVLLAMLIPLGSSRTSDRGLRSLSVRYVAGELAEQDVFATSSFQYIDETKTQQHILAQEKAVLPYFSFMLRSTTLSTQRVQQFVQAWLGKGQEEAQLLLDTFALSDSKHVVSRIADLSPEERLFLLQALQETSHAVLEEGLYRTEEIETIRQQGYERFLLDNTVSMDTQQTAQQRSVDAVMTGETLFDSLSSWLKGYEMVNESFQSHLIVDALSLLIEANVHYEEVKTLSLREEAAQTVMPVIVTIERGQKILAKDTVVTQEQLALLQRMGEQSFGYTVFELVGRAIFILFASAVSVYVFLQFLHNDKRLYLYLNLMLVSVILSLLALYMIGYLLENRTIVFLDSYLPIVFAPLFTAHITSKKRLGLVTAFLLSSFVTLMPQASSMTFFFSLSVSGICLYFFQYTIKRLEDLFNWFYAIVISSFAAIALNVVVGIQLTSVLPLIGGIVLNVTISLVFAEALVPLCERMFNIPTAYRLSELAFSDSPVLERLSTVAQGTYNHSRYVSDLAYKAAKAIGANAMLARVGGIYHDIGKSDHPEYFIENQGTENKHDDIKPSLSVAIIKSHVKLGLEKGREVGLPQEVLDIIAQHHGNDVIQFFYNEAKEQALKAGMDVKQDDFSYSGDVPASPESAIVMLADCVEAASRTMKKPNHSKYQKLVHSVIMGKIERDQLKDSQLSLTDLDVIEDAFVQTLIGRDHHRIEYPDEAKEERPKTEG